A window of Salvia splendens isolate huo1 chromosome 8, SspV2, whole genome shotgun sequence genomic DNA:
acctatcattttatcagtcagtcaaaaatatcattttatcaactcagagtatcattctatccggcaaaactatcattctatgcaataaacctaatataatcggcacaatacataatatacaaacctacaaagcagtaaacgtatcattttatcaactcagagtatcatttttataaggttactgtcattttatccgcttagattatcattttatcaggtaaaagtatcattttattaaacaaaaatgtcattttatacaccaaaaatacctatcattctatcggctgaaagtatcattctatcggctgaaagtatcattctatccggcaaaactatcattttatgcagtaaacccgacatttataagctaaaagtatcattttatcaactcagagtatcattctatccgtcaaaactatcattctatgcaataaacctatcattttatcattttatcagtcagtcaaaagtatcattttatcaactcagagtatcattctatccggcaaaactatcattctatgcaataaacctatcattttatcagttagtcaaaagtatcattttatcaactcagagtatcattctatccgacaaaactatcattctatgcaataaacctatcattttatcattttatcagtcagtcaaaagtatcattttatcaactcagagtatcattctatccgacaaaactatcattttatgcaataaacctatcattttatcattttacgtgatattgggcaaaattcagaaattaaatgggagaaatgacagttttacccccgcgttttttttatgaagtaaatctaagtttgaatctcaaccgcatgattagaaatatgtgtggtccagatttggttatagggttattacgatatttaggggttatcatctGATcacgactctctctctctatatatatatatatatgggaacgttattctcctattcatcccttagatcctttattcttcttaatatgagccgttagatctcattcatcaacggtccagattatctgcattattacactataatggtgcattattagtcggtgtgcattattcaactgaaaatctgcattattacactataatgatgctttattagtcggtgtgcattattcaactgaaaatatgcattattaaatgacacgtggcaccaatctaaccgtcagatgacaaaatcgtgggactgagattaaaaagaacaaaagataaaaaatgaaatgaatacgatccctatatatatatatatatattgtttattttgattttaaggGGGTGCCATGTATAACTCTATCTTACAGTGAGAGGGGTCACAATTTTATGCTCCTAGTCCAACTAATATTATTGATCTCGACTTGATTGATTAACAATATATCTTCCCTTTTCAAATAATAGAGCAataatttagaatataaaaCCCACAAAACATCGAACTTACAttaataataatacaaaatagaGGATCTCCTATGATCCCATCTCCTCTTCACTCTATTTCAACTCAAAAcaccctataaatactactctTCATCTTCAACTTCCCCACTACAAACCACCCAAAAATGGGCATGGCATTGTTAAACCACAAGGAGAAACTCCTCAACTTAGAGAAAACGGAGAAGAAATCCAATCTAAACTCCTTCTACTTCTTCCTTGTATTCATAGTCATGTACATTTCCACATTCTACATCTTCAATCTCTCCCCTTCAACTCTAATGCGCACCACCAAATTCTGGTTCATCATGTCCAACACCCTCATCCTCATCATCGCCGCCGACTCCGGCGCCTTCTCCCCCTCCAAAACCCTCGAAGATTGCACCAACATCAACCTCCCACCAACCCCTCTCCCCTGTAATTTCCCCACCAAACACGTCCCAAAAACAACATCAACTCATCATCATCAGGCACCACAAGAAGACAGCTTCGATCAACCTCCGGAAAAGATAATAGAGGTGGTGGTTGTTGCTGCTTCAGATGATGATCACATTGTTCTCACACAAGAAACCCTCGAAATTGAAAAACAGACCGGTGgaaaagatgatgatgatggtgatgaGAAAAAAAGTGAAATTGAAGAGGAGGTGGTGGATATGTTGTCTGAAACTGAAAGTGAAAGGGAAGAAGACGAGTACTCGAGAATGTCGGATGAAGAAGTGAATGAGAGAGTGGAGGAGTTTATTCGAAGGTTTAGGCTTCAAGCCGTCACAAGCAGACGACCCTTGCCCTGATTGTTTTCTTGCTGTCTCATACGTGGTAGCGTAGCTATCATGATTTTGTTGTGCTTATTATTTCTAATTATATAGTATGATCTTTCTCGTAGTAATTAATTTGTGAGACGTGTTGAGAAAAGAGGTGGGTGTTTCGGATCATTGATTTGAGATCATGGACAGGACTTTTCACCTGAAGAACAATCACGTATAACCAGGATGTCAATCGAGCCTATCCGTAAATTCACAAATTATGGGATAATTAGATTGGAATATTAccaagttagaaaattttaaCTATAATCCTAAACGTTCGGGTTTCATACTAGTCCAATGGACTAATGGGATAAAAGCAAAGTATTCAAATTAGTTTTTGAATTTTCTTAACTCTAATAAATATATTCAGAAATCAAAGACGTTAATCATATGGCAAACATAAACGCGAATACAATTGAAAACTACgagtataataattaaaaataaatagtaattaCCTTTGATAAATCTTAATGGTTGAATGGTTTAACATTTAAGAATAGATAGTGATAAACATGTAGCATCTTAAAAATCTAACtgaaaatttgtaaaatgaaaagtaaaaataaatacatttacATAAATTTGAAAACATCTTTTAGAATTCTAAATATTTCTTACTGTGAACTGGAATTTTCCAAGGTAGATGATGCAGATGAACTGAAATATTTCTTActgtgcattattagtcggtctAGATGAACTGAAAACATCAAAGACGTtaatcatctggaccgttgatgaatgagatctaacggcccatattaagaagaataaatgatctaagggatgaataggagaataacgctcccatatatatatatatatatatatatatatatatatatatatatatatatatatatatatatatatatatagggtcttgttaggttgacattttaaaaaattttaaaaaaaataaaaaaattaaaaaaaattaaaaaaattaaaaaaattaaaatttttttagttgttgacattttaatacgagttgttgacatttgatattctggctattgaaatgaaatgacgataataccccttagttgatataatctacttgcagttgacatttcaaaatgagtggctgaaaatgcatctcaattctcaattaagctaaaaaatctcaacctaacaagaccctatatatatatatatatagatattaaataataaattaatttctacGTATGATATGTagatattaaataatattataaaaatattccaACATTTTGAAGTGTATAATTTCAGATTGTTCTTctaaattaattattcaatggaaattgtttaatttcgaCTTTTGGCCCATCGAAGACAGAACAAATGAACGTTGAAGCTGATTTTTTCGAATATGTGATCGGGCTAGGGCCCAATAAAGCTTAGTTTGTTAGGCCCGTTGTTATTAACTGTTTTTTGTATTTCAGTCATTATTACTTctccgtccaaaaaaaatagactagttttactattttgggCCGTTCCCAAACTTAGAGCTAAATCTAAAGttttttgtttgaattttttctaTCTTTCTGTTGTTTAGAAACATGTGCAGATTAAAAactaatcaaaattaaatctGTAGTAAATATAGAAACTTCAATATCTGGTGATGTAAACTAGTCCTTTCACTTATGCTGATAGAGAAAGGACTTCGAATTCATCTCTCACGATTGAAAAATTGGATTGTAAATATGTgtcattttctcatattttctcATACATGTACAGCCCTTCTAAGTTCAAACCACTCTTCAATTATATACATGAGTCATGACTCCTATTATTTGTTTCAACTCTTCATACACAAACATCCCTAACATCCCCTCCCCCACCTCGGGTCTGGGCCCGGGCCCGACTAACAACGAGATATATCGGCTTCTTAACTACATATGCACACATTCTTCACCAATGCATCACAACTAGGTCTGTGCTTCGCTCGATAGGATTAGGTAGCGCGGTCGAGTGTGGGCCCCTTCTCGCACCCCGTGTGGAGCTCTTGTCCTATTAGTTACGAATAATGTAGTGCACAAAAGCTTGTCTTCAAGTTAAACATGGTTGGGAATGTCTACACGTCCATCACTTGGTATTGTTTAAAGGTATATATGGAGACAAGTTGCAGACACACCCAATAATACTGCTAAATTTGTTAGCTCTTCCTTATTGTATAAATCTAGCTTTTGTCCCCTTCCACGACAATAAAGAGTCACACTTTATCTAAGCTCTTCACAAAAGTTCTCGACTTCTTGTTTATGGAGCTTAGCTggattttgttttatattggGACGACAACAATTTAAGCGTGAGTCATCAGGTGAACTTTTGGGATGGGCCGGGCCGGGACGGATCTGATATAGTTTGGACCCGAAAAGGCGTGGCCCAGCCCAATCCAAAATCTGGCTTGCTCAAGCCAAGGGCGTGTTTGTTCTGTCATGTGCTACGCTTGTTTGGACAGCTTTGTAGTCTCTACCTATGCTTTTACGAGTCTATGACCGTAGTTAGTTATAAGTTTGAGTTTCGTCGAGTCTTTCACGGTTTCACCATTCAAGTTGAGAGTCTAAGAAGACATTTCATAgcttcaatcatttttttatatcaaaataaaaatttgactcaattttataatttagcaaaattataaacacaaaatacagtATTGTTtctaatataatattaaatcaaCCAAATGTAAAATAATGTAGAGTGGATAGGGATTAATATGGTGACAATGTATTAAGTTGATAGCTGATCAGCCAGCTTTAATTAACTCTCTTAATTTTGTACCTAACTTGTATACTTTACACATACTCATGAaagtttattttttagttaccaaaaaatagaaataaaattgaaatgatgAAAGAATGTGACATATTGTTGATGAGTCGTTATCTTTTATGGGTATGCGTGGCGGCCATATTTGATGAGATTATGATATGGTATAGATAGCATGGGcatctaatttttatttttaaagccCAAATTGTGGGTTTGGATTTCATCACGTTACGCTAGTCCTAAACCCATACCATCATTACCACACTATACCATTCGATATCATTTAATCCACTCTTTTGTATGCCTTTTATCTTTCTTGCCACTTTGGATtcgaataaatatatttaaagtGTAGTTTGATTCTCTTAACTTATTATGGTATGATTATTTATCTATGAATTATTTTAGTTAGAGGAAGATAGCAATGACTAATTATTATaagattatccatctaggattaagttataGGATTTAGTCTTATGAACCGAACATATTACATATTCAATCATGATATATAATCTTGCCAGTCGAACAGGTCCTAATAGTAATAATTGGGTGTGGCATGAGTTTTAGGGCACTCATAGTGCGTCGAAAAATTGGCCGAACTTGAGACCCGAGATGGGGCAGGGGTGTGGCCAAGCCACGAACTCCGTATGGGCCTGGGTTGGGTCTAGAGTCTAGACCGCACTTTTTTTAAGTtttcgtattttattttatttctttatttctagttctttttctttatttttttcaccGTATTTAACGTCTTATGGAGTACTTTTATTTGTCGGCATTTTTATTTCATAGTTTATCTATAAATGGGACAATAATAcggagtagtataattttagtGGAAATTCTCATTAGTTTTATTGTGGTAGAATCCTTTAGTAGTTTGTAGAGTCAGtgaaagtttatagtaataatttGGGTTTTAAGGATAATCGATTGGAGTCATCAATAGAactttagtaaaaaaaatcaactatgtaacattttaattttaatcataTGACATTATAGAATTAAGAAAAAGAGCAAAAAAAATGGTCGGTGGAGTATGTATAGTTAATGACTGTGATCTGTAgttgtggattgtgtgtttatgATCTAATCTGAAAAGCTAACTGATACCTAAACAAAATAGATTACGCCCAAATTTGTGATGTGGGTTGAAAATGATTTAAAGAAAAAGGTAATTTGAATATTGTATGGAAAATAAGTCAATTTCAAGATGAGTAAAAtaatttcttattttcattaaattttgTCTAATACTTATCACTAAAAAGTTTTATGAAAGAAAACAATATCAttttattctttaaaaaataaagataattagATTTGCCCAGTgattaaattaatgaaaataagtaaaataacgTCCAATGGAACGTTGAAGTTTAATGATTTCTCATTACTTTATGAACGtacatatatgaataatttCAACGTATAAATTGATTGTGACTTATAAGTTTTTTTCCTCTATCATTAAACGACAAAAAGGTTTATAATTTTGTAATACCTTATTGCCAAGTGTAACACCAACATATACAAATGTTGCATTTTACCGTTAAAtgcataaaattattattttaactatGATGGTTTTATGGATTGAGCCGATATATAGAAGTAGAGATATAATGAGAAAGAGAAAATGTAGAGAAGAGTCCGAGGtccttataatttattttaaatattttgatttgattAATTTTGACTTATATCCTCCAAATCTTTGATGCCCTTAGTTATCTAACtctatttcttcattttttgatCTATTCTCCGATTTCGTTGTACACAAccatctctctatctctctcattGCCTCATGTTGTGGAGTTCGAAAGCACTTAAGTCTTATACAATACATTCATATTTTGTAGGTATCAAatgtcaaaaaatgaaaaaaaaaatatacacatatatagACTATATAGAGTACTAGTATGTGTGTATCATATTCCATTTTATATAGATGtgcaataaattaaatcacTTTGAGGTTAACGTGGGACTTCATTGTCTCTCCTTTTGATTGGCATTGAAGAAGGTTTTGTGGGGATGGGTACATGATTCATCTTTATATTATGTATTTGGTAAGGTCATTTTCAAGATTTAAGATGGATTCCaccaaaaaactaaaataattaattaagtaaacaAATAGTACAGTGTGATAAAATATGATGGTGAAACATTGCATGGGCCATAAATATGATTAATTCCCGACCTAAAAGGAAGAGagaaatttaaaatgaaaaagatggaATTCTTGTGAGGTAGACATTTTCCCTTGCTTTCTTTTTCCAATTTATTGGCAGACCAGACAAATTAGATGATAATGATCATcaatctttcctttttttatatattatgacTAGATATTGCCGACGTGTATAATATTAATATCGAGGATTAAGTGAAAATATTTGTAATAATAAAACGATCAAATTAGTTGTCTAATTGTAGAAATATTTGTAAATAATAGGTTCATGACAAATCGGTCCACTTCATAAATGATGTAGAGTACATATCGGgagtgttcggttggcaagattaaatctcatgattaaatatgtatcatgtttggttcataagattgaacccttcaacttaatcctagatggatagtctcatgataattagtcatggcCTCCcacctccaactaaaataatcccacaacttaatcctagatggatagtctcatgatattagtcatgacaaccgAACGTCACCATCAAGATTTATTAAAACACAACTGTAACTAAAAGCGGCTTGACGAATTAGGCAAAATTGAATCTTATAAATATTATTCAATATATAGTTAATTGAAACAATAttacatataattaattttatttattagtgtTGGCCGTTCTATGTGCTAATATTAATCTAAAAAAAAGCCTTATAATTcatttgaaataaattaattataagtaTACAAATaacaaaaggaattaaaataacaaaaaatggtGGTCTTAGTTTGAAGTATTATACGGCAACGGCGATGTTGATTCTATTTGTTTTAGTACGGATTGCACGGCAATGCATGGTTCCATAGATCTCTACTTGAAAGATGTGAAAATTTTGGATCTTTCtgaattattgaataaaataccCTCTAGAAATGGTTAGATAATTTTTTTAGCAGAATTAAAAAATGGGACATAAACAAGTAAACATGGAGTAACGTGTGGTATGGGAtttatacttttatttcatGAATAAATATGATCCTAGATCTAAGGTTTTCACAATTGCACATGATAACTTGTACCTATTTAGCCTACATTGCCATAATTGCACACATCTTTTTTAATCCCATGTtccacttaatttaattttcaaggAAAAAATCTTTAGCCAATCCATACAAAAAGTTGGGTATCTTTCTTTAATTGATAAGGAAAATCTTTAGCCAATTCCATACAAAAAATCGTTTCATTCAATTGATAAGGAAAATTTGTTATTCATATCTCAAATTGTTCATTATGcagtaataaaattaatatttaaaatggaCAAATATTTTGATACCTCATTTGTGTGTTTTAATCAGCATATTATGTCATTATGAAAATAATTAGGAAAAATCTATAGACTAAGGGCATTTGCACTAGCGTGCGTGCTGAGTGAAACATTGATCAACACGTGGCACCTATACGCATTAGCGTGCCCAAGCACGTTTTTCCTTCGTTAATGTGACCAAATATGGACACctataattttgttttgaaatatAGCTAATATATTTGTATATTACAAACGATTGATTCCAATATGATCTAGTTGAAGAAATCTAGACATGTTTTGGTCACCCCGAGGATGTTTAGGGTTTTAATAGTGTAATTTTTAGTTGTTTTAATAGTGTACTTATAAAATTTTCAATGTATTTTTTTGTTACATGGTTGATAATTTAGAAGATCAAATATACCTTTTTGTAATCGTATGTGATTTGGTGAGGAAGAATTACATGTGTTGTTATTATGTGCACATGTATTTTCTATAATCATGCATGTGGTTTGATTCAGAATAATTGAATCTCGGCAACCGTTCATCCATTTATCACCTAAATAAcgtaaatttaattatatgtgTGCGTGTGGATTCAGAAGAATTATAGTAAAGTATGTATTTATTAATTGATGATTTTATTTAGTTTCTAGGAAGTTACTTGGATTTAACAAGAAACCataatttatattcattaaaGTGTGGATCTATGACAACTTGTAATGcatcatcaaaataataatgcaCTTAACTACGATTATGGGAGTATTAAGAAGTGATCTGTCACTAAATTAAATATACACTCCcttaattatttgaaaaattattaaaataagaatAGCTTATGAAAGATATAATCCAATTCGagtcctaagagcatccactatagcaTAGGCGCGCCTATAGCCTCGGAGGGGGCGACGGCGGGGCGCCTTATAGTGGGAGGGACGTCCGCCCCTGGGCGGACGAAAAAAAGTGGGGTGGACGGACTACCGGCGTtttcggggcgaggacgcggcgatcGCGTGGGGCGGCGGTCGGCGCGCCTATAGCctcgtttgattttttttctttcgaaaattaaccctataaataccacttctCCATCATCCATTTACatcattttcacacactctcccttcattcacactctacactttcactctctaaaaatgcacggtggagacaaCGAATCACCTGGCTCgcacgaatcgggatatggcggcaatccttctcagccgtcggggtATGGCGGCTAttcttctcagccgtcgggatatggcggctatccttctcagccgtcgggatatggcggctctcCGTCCCAGCCATGGTGTTGGAGTCAATCTCCcccgccgtgggcatcgagtccatctcctccaccatctcagccgtggaggtcttctcccatGCCCCAACCTTTGTCGAGGAATCTGAGCcgctcggcgtttggagattacagacccaacctcgacgccCTTAACCATCCGCGTCCGGAGACCTCTTTCCAATCCAGCAGCTCTCCGATTAGATGGTGGcggcgtttttatttgtattttgttttaaatattcattatataattttacctttgtcaatacaacgaatattcggtcacAATTACCTCGtcttataattatttcaattcagcTGATTTTAAAACTaaacgaaaaaattaaaattaaaattaaaattggttataaaatttcggaGCTATTGAAAGTGTCCGTCTATAGTAGCGAAAACAAAAatttggggctgtggacaaaaaatttggaattgtggacaaaaaaggggGTCGGGCTATTGGGGACGTCCCctgtagtggatgctctaactcaTATGCTTATATTGGAAATGGTAGTGGATTTAAcacaatttaaaagaattaGGAATGTTATAAGAAGTCTTTGACAAAATAAGCTTATAAACTCCTACCACTACCCGATCAATTTATCGACgactattataaaaaaatagttcgTTTGCAATTtccaatatttattttttcgttTATTTTCCACCAACGCATGAATTATTCATTAAATAAAGAAACTCTATTAATCTTTCATCTTAATAATTATTGAGtacaatttcaaatttcaatcgATTCTGTACGAGTAGAAATTTTTAAGATGATGTGCCAACACGTTCATTGAAATTTTATAATGGTGCAATCATGCATATCTATTTATGTTACAATTCTGTCAAATCAGattctcatatttatttatatttgcatACGATATTACTGCACTTAAAATTCA
This region includes:
- the LOC121746089 gene encoding uncharacterized protein LOC121746089 encodes the protein MGMALLNHKEKLLNLEKTEKKSNLNSFYFFLVFIVMYISTFYIFNLSPSTLMRTTKFWFIMSNTLILIIAADSGAFSPSKTLEDCTNINLPPTPLPCNFPTKHVPKTTSTHHHQAPQEDSFDQPPEKIIEVVVVAASDDDHIVLTQETLEIEKQTGGKDDDDGDEKKSEIEEEVVDMLSETESEREEDEYSRMSDEEVNERVEEFIRRFRLQAVTSRRPLP